From one Lycium ferocissimum isolate CSIRO_LF1 chromosome 7, AGI_CSIRO_Lferr_CH_V1, whole genome shotgun sequence genomic stretch:
- the LOC132062554 gene encoding transcription factor bHLH91-like, with amino-acid sequence MYAESLSFDPTSHQDEGLDKEGLLQNHHATSYGTNFSMGLQQQMNLEIGKFHSTLNCNNDQSTENNLNMQEFGQPSWGEMGFNPYNQQQLSYPISSLISNPSNFISNTDLQKTSTNFLSTPSLGLLASTSTNLFYDPQLMNMPMNPCTPQQQQPSLFKELFHLSPHGLGSSGTGSLFSHGHGVVEEEVTGGTLYHDGSFLSGDINSEAIKKREGKDIKHHASEKQRRVHFSDKFQALRTLIPNPSKNDRATIIADAIGYINELKMRLNELKNQVDWKKERFKKQRIVKDDGAVIEAENYANKSCNGKSSWHQRKSKNSEVDVRVVEDEVTVKLVQHDQHKRMNCLLFVSKAFDELKLDVHHVAGGLIGDHYSYLFNSKICEGSTVYASAIADKVIEVLDKEHATFN; translated from the exons ATGTATGCAGAAAGTTTGTCTTTTGATCCTACTTCTCATCAAGATGAAGGATTAGATAAAGAGGGGTTGCTTCAAAATCATCATGCAACATCTTATGGTACTAACTTTTCCATGGGACTACAGCAACAGATGAATCTTGAAATTGGAAAATTTCATTCTACTTTAAATTGCAATAATGACCAAAGTACTGAAAATAACTTGAATATGCAAGAATTTGGTCAGCCAAGTTGGGGAGAAATGGGGTTTAATCCTtacaatcaacaacaacttAGTTACCCCATTTCCTCATTGATTTCTAATCCATCAAATTTCATTTCAAACACAGACCTGCAGAAAACTTCAACAAATTTCTTGAGTACTCCATCACTAGGCCTTTTAGCCTCAACTTCAACTAATCTTTTTTATGACCCACAATTGATGAATATGCCTATGAATCCTTGTaccccacaacaacaacaacctagtTTGTTTAAAGAGTTGTTTCATCTTTCCCCACATGGATTGGGAAGCTCGGGGACGGGTTCGTTGTTTAGCCATGGTCATGGAGTTGTTGAAGAAGAGGTAACAGGTGGTACTTTATACCATGATGGGAGTTTTTTAAGTGGAGATATCAACTCTGAAGCTATTAAAAAGAGGGAAGGTAAAGATATAAAGCATCATGCTTCTGAGAAACAAAGGAGAGTTCATTTCAGTGACAAGTTTCAAGCTTTGAGGACTTTGATCCCAAATCCCTCAAag AATGATAGAGCAACAATTATTGCGGATGCAATTGGCTACATCAATGAGCTGAAAATGAGATTAAATGAACTCAAGAATCAAGTAGATTGGAAGAAAGAGAGGTTCAAAAAGCAAAGAATAGTAAAAGATGATGGTGCTGTCATAGAAGCTGAGAATTATGCGAACAAATCTTGCAATGGAAAGAGTTCATGGCatcaaagaaaatcaaagaatagTGAAGTTGATGTGAGAGTTGTGGAAGATGAAGTGACTGTTAAACTTGTCCAGCATGATCAGCACAAGAGAATGAATTGTCTTCTCTTTGTATCAAAAGCTTTTGATGAGCTTAAGCTGGATGTCCATCATGTTGCTGGAGGATTGATTGGCGATCACTATAGTTACCTCTTCAACTCCAAG ATTTGTGAAGGTTCAACAGTGTATGCAAGTGCAATAGCTGACAAGGTTATTGAAGTTTTGGACAAGGAACATGCAACCTTTAATTAA